The DNA segment atcaaattatgtggctgaatgataaaaaaaaaagaaatctaaaataAGTCCAAATCTATCAAAATCCATgatgaattaaagaaagaaaccAAAAGCTTCCTAAAGCCCATAGGGTGATCTCAAATCTATGGGTCTTATATTGGAAAGTTTTCATGTCTTGATTACtggaattcaaaattcaattcaattaattaCTCCCTTAGTTAAAGTGACACATTTTCCCAAGTAACCACAAGTTCTATATATTACTCTACATTTTGGTAATTGGAACTAGGAattaaattgagtttaattttctttaaagtttCCACCAAAAGTTTTATTGTTTTCTCTTTTCGCTCTCCTCTCTTTTTGTTTTCGGTCATATAGAAGCAAGTTATCAAAGAAAAAAACAGTGAAgctataaagaaaaaaaaggctaGGTTGATGATGACCTTTGCAAAAAGAAGATCCGAAAAATAGTGTGGCTAGATCTTTGCTATTAAAGGCAAGATTTCAAGAAGaagtttcaaaattttcatgCCAAATGTAAAAAGGATCTGTCTAGATCAGAGAAGAATATCTTTGTGACTAAAGCTCAGTTCTATTTTTGTTCATCCAAGAGAGAAAATAGTTACTGGAGCTACGAAGAGGAAGAAGCAAATATAAAAAGGTTAGAGCTGTTATGGATCAGAGAATCATCAAGAGTTGAAATTCATTCTTGAGGCTAAAGTCAAGATGAAAGGCTTAGATTGAAGAAGCTTGATGAGAAGGGTTGAGAGAAGTACATGCATTTTGATTTCAGCTTTGGTTTTCCTACTTTCTCTTTTCTGTCCGAATCGGCTATGTGATGGAGAAGAAGTTAGTGGCTTGGTTGAACCGGTTTCAACCTTGGAAGCTTTCCCTTTTATAATAAGGATGAACGGTCAAGAGTTAAGACAAGGAGAGAAAACACAAAGTTCTATCCTAAGCTAAtcgagttcttctccttcaatgagtttcattttgtttgtttgtgtCTCATGCTGAAAAAGACAAACAGGTGAGGTTATAAGAAAAAGCTAGTGAGAGAAAAAACCGTgagtaaaattaaagaaaaagtcataaatGTCTCAAAATTACTTTGTACATctgtatgttgtgtttcataATCCTGTGAGAATTCCCGtataagttgggttagcactttgcagTTTAAATTGGTAGTTTTAGGAAAGAATTGGTGTATATAATCTGATGGTTATAGTAAAATTTCGTCACTATTGTGATAGATACTAGATATAGGCTACATTTCACTTAACAACTAAATCAGAATACTGAATgtgattctctctttctcttttattctatttctgTTGCGTaagagacaaaattaaaaaatatctcctaatgttatgagacaaaaaaaatGTCTCATGActagttataaaataaaaaataaaaatatatcttgAAATTATcttaaaagacaaaaaataatattaaaaaaaagggttAAATATTTATAGCTAAGTTTATAATTTctgcttttttttaattaaatattttcaattactattttaaaattcatgtgtctaataaaaactgtgaaaaaaaaaaaccatgtGTTTATTGCTCGCACACATGCAAGATTTGAAGATTATTTGAGATAGATTTCACCTGCAATGAGAAGATGAATCCATTCACATGTTTGGATGGAAGTATAGTATTCATATGAGTAAATTAAATCGAAGtaaaaatcttataaaattaGTTAACTTACTTAAAATCGTAACAACAACACATTTTAAGAgtgaaattaaaattctaattactaTATCATTGTAGCTAATAATATCGTCAACCATGTACAATAATGTCTCAAAACAAAATACTCTCTACCAGGAAGTATTTTCCTTTCACAAAACAAAACATGTACTAGGTATTttcacaaaacaaaacaaaatactaTACTacctattttaaaaaaacatgTACAACCGAACAAACTGCCACATGATGGTTTTTAAGTGTGTTCAAGTGTGTTCGAAAaagaacattttattttttatttttgacagACAGACGGAATAAAGTGTGATTTGGAGAATTTGAAGGTGCTGCATTGACCAACAGGAAAGCTTTGGTCGCATCTATCTCCATGACCTCTCTTGTTAATGTAACCTGGATAATCAAATCTTCCAAAAGGTACTTCTTCTACCAATGACAACTCAGCTTCCTTTGCTAGCTTCACTATTTCCCAGTTACAAAAAGGGTGTGCTGTCTTGTGTGTAACATGAATTTCTCCACCTTCCTTTAACATCTTCCTAGCACTCTTCAAGAACCCTCTTACAACCTGCTGGTGAAGCCTGAAATAAAAGTAGTACACTCTGTTAGCTCAATAATCAAGCACCCTCATGAAATGTTTTATTTCTTGTTAAACTAACTTACATAATTTGCAGCCACTCATGCTCTCTTCCATGAAATCCAGCATGGGGAAAATTGAAGACTATTCGGTCAAATAACTTGTTCTCTAAAAGTGGGTGATGGTTCATTATGTGGCCATCTACTTCATGCACAAGAGTACACCCAAGATTCTTCAACTCATCCAAGTTTGTTGAAGCTCTAGAGTATTTTCTCACTAGTGACtctaattaaagaaaaagagttggaACGAATACAAAAACATCAGGAATCAACCAACATAGTATGGAATTGATGAATGAATATGCTAACAAAAGCTTAGTTTTTGTACCTTTGGAGTCAAGGGAAGTGGCAACAATGTTTGAAGCTGAACCAAATGCCGTTGCCAAACTAAGTGCAAATGAGAAGTCCCCCTCTCCGACAAGAAGTATCTGATGACAACTCTTATAGTGCTTAattctttttactttcattttactACTCATGCATTCGAATGATACCATAAACTACATTGTAACTAGTTGTGCAAATACTGATACTAGTATATATATAGTCCACATTGATTAGCTTACTCATCCATTTTCCGAGAAAGTTTAATTAGGTGTTTACAGCTTCATTTTCCGAGAGGCAATTGCTTAATTGCTGAGTTTGTCTGTGGATAAGATATGTTATTCTCATTCATGGCATTGCACAAATCACAATTGAGCCTTTCAGATGGGAGTGGATTCTTTCCGGTAGAAAAAAAATCGAATGGTATTCGGTGTTTAATTCCACCCTTCATtactttctctctcttatatattttttagtctcacttataaaattaaaggtTCATTTTCTACAATAGACATAAAAATGAAGATGATCCATTTCCTTTCAGATACTCGTTACATCGCTCGCCagtgaaattataatttttttttgttgctcaCCTATTCCccagaaaaattaaaacctTAAATTTATTATGCCAAACATTTATTTAAAGGCGCCGAGACAAATACattgaaatataaaatcatatttagcaaataaagatataaacataaattttatgttaaaaaatattgaattagtGTGTAGATATtaacaagaaacacaatttttttttcattttttctatcaattttttattatatttttcttcttaaaatttttatatgaaaaaaatgatagtaaattaaagttttataattttttttatgtttaaaatatcactaatcaaaatacaaaaacatTAATTTTTGTATCCCTGTCTTTTGTGACATATTTCCAGAACGTATCTTATCCTGTTATCGTGATTAAATGCAGTTATTTGCTTTATTTTAACGTCCATAGTTAGAAATAATGAGTATAGGAAATGAAAGTTACCATGGTTAATTTtttcggaaaaaaaaaaagctccTAGTCCTTATTCTTCGTGTATAGATAAAACTTAGTTTTGAAGTCTCAGCTATTCTCTATAGTCCATACCTCAcaataaaaattcaacaaatataaatgaaaaaataaaactgtCGCATTGACAGCtttttttcttcaacttttttaACTTATTCACGAAAACAAAACGATAAAAAATACAGTAAAAAGTTTACGGAAAAAAAAAGGCACACTACATAAAAAATGGCATGATACATGGTATTCAGAGTCTGCTACAAATGCCTAAACTCCAATAAACTACTGATTATTTAACAGGCTCAGTTGCTCTTAAAACTAATCATACGGATTCCTAAAATTTTTCAAGAGGTTTGGAATGTCATAACCTAACATGTCATCTACTGCCTGTATCATTTTTGGTTTCAATTTCTCAAACTTATCAAAATTATAACCACTTAGAGTCTCTCTGAAATGTTCAACATCTGGGAAGTCTCCAGGAGGTAGATGAAACTCCCTTTGTACCTGTTTCAAATTTTACAGTCACTTATGTGCTGATGCACATTACCATTGTTATAAAAGTCTATGCAGAAATCCTACCTTTCCAAATGCTGCAGCCAGATTATCAATAAGCTTTTGCTGAGCTTTAGCTTTGCCCATCATAGCAGGCATCTCCCTTTTAAGATGACTGATAATGTAAGCATGTATCTTGGCAGCTCGTGCCCGTTTTACAAATTCGTTGATCTACATAAACACAAACAATATCTTATTATTTATACGGAGCAGCAACTTCAACAAACAAAACACACCTAGCAGAGTAGCAGCAATTGACAAAACATTggttaaatactaaaatataataaagaaaagcaaagtTAGATGGATGAACTCACTCTTCGATCACAGGCCTTCTTTGGTATATCTTTTAGGTCTGAAAGAAGGTCCTCTTGTTCTTTTTCAAAGAGTTCCTTACCGATTGGACCACTGACAGCATCATTTATGGGTTTATCGTTGAAGGAGCTGACAGAATAAAGTAATTAAGCACAAACAGCACATGGCAATCTCATGATCAAGAAAAATAACTCGGTGATCAAGTCTAAATTGCATAGTACATGATAAAAGGTGGAAAAAGAATGAAAGGTAAACAAGTCTTCCTCCAATAGAACAAACATAGCCAAAACCATGTGATTGTAGAAACAAAGTGTCTCTATCTCAACAAGTGAAACACTTAAGTTATGGCAATTGTTTAGAGATACACGTATAGAGTAACCAACCCGATATACACACGCATGACTTCAGGTGTATTCAGCACCTTCCCAAGTGACCACATCAATGCTCCATAAACTCTCATTAGCTGCAAATAAGCGCAAATAGTGGTTAGGTTTCCCCTTAACTTGTTGGGTCGATTTAATGAGTAAACAGATGGCAGTTTAACTATACATGCTCTTACTTGTTGTGTATCAACTTGGTCTGCCTTGTTCAAAACTACTCGAATTTTGTCATCATGCCCGCGCAAGGATGAGATCACACGCTTGAATTCATCACTAATATCAAGCTTGTGAGGATCAAACAGGAGGAGTATCAAATCACATTTGGCAGCAAACCAAGATGTTACACCTGTAAAATCATATGCCCGTTGTGTTCGTTGCTTTTCTCCGGATAAAACTCCAGGACTGTCCACAAATGTAATGTGGTCCAGTAGCTTTGGATGATTGCAAAAAGGGTAAGTCCAACTACCAAGGGAAGATCTCTTAAACATTTTCAATGGTTCTAGAGCACCTTACCGGATGAGGCATTTGAGAGCACtcaaattttgacaaaaatgcGGTGCCAAAACTTGTAAGACCACTAAATGGCATGTCTGCTTGGACAGCAACAGTATTTCCAGGAATGCTTCTCTCGTCAGGTCCAGACTGTACAATAGTACTATTTGCTAGTTAAAATTAAAGCGGTAGTAATTTATTTCCCAATTACTTCAAGATAGTTACATTATTAGATGTTCACAAACAACAATGATTCAAATAATCAGAAACTTGGCAGTTATTCTACGATACAAAGTACAAAGTACACTGTAAAGCATTGCACTCAGATAAGTTGAATCTTGTTGgtaaaatcaaattgattagttaATTCAAACTAAGAAAATCTTGATGGTAACAGAATAATTGGACAATTTGGCTCGTACCATGACAACAACAAACCGATCAGTTGTAGGCTCTGGTCCAATATGGGCTCCTGCAGTCAGGAAAAAACAAGAGAAACGTAGaaacattattaataaatttttgaaacagATATCATGAGCAATTCCATACATATCGAGGACACACAAACCCTCAAAGCAGAGAATCACTTGCCTGGATAACTACTTTTAAGTAGATGTTTGATAAATGTTGTTTTACCAGTTGAGTATTGACCCAAAAGCATAACCATTGGCTTTGCTTCAAAGTCACTATTTGTCTGAGTGTGAAAAAAATTTCCAGTCAATAAATTAGCAATTTTGTATTACTTAAAAAACACTAACATTAATAGAAAAAGAACACAAACTAAAAAATGTATTTAAGCGAATAACTAAAAGTTGACACGAATCTTTCAAAGTACAAAAACACTAAATTACTGACCAGTAATGGGGATACAAAATCATTAAAACGATAAGTAGCTTCTAATGGCCTCAACTTCTGGATGTAGAGTTTCTTCAAGCCATCAATTATTGAGGTCACGGAGGAAAGTGAAACCTGTAGGCATGTATTTGGAGGAAGGGGGGAATTAATAACAAGTAAGAATGTATTGACAATAtataagaactgaaaatagcAAAGAAGCAGCAAAACCAAAAGTAAAAAGAAACTATAGAAATGCCTGTCAATAgttgaaaaatgaaatgaatatTCCATATGAAACAGTAACaaaatttttaccttttttgTTGACTTAGAAGAGAACCAACTACTTGAAGATGGTGATGGCTGCAATGGAGAATTACCTGCATTATTGCTAACTACTGAAACTGGATTTTCAAGACGAAAGAAGGAATATAGAAACCAAAGGAATACAAATGCCCATATTCAGTAATAGTGGGAATAAATTACCATTTGAAtcaacttctttttctttatgccttTTCTTCTGGATAAACAAAACCAAATAGTAAGCACTTTCCCTAAATAAACATTCAGATATCAATCACCACAATAATACTAAAAGTTAGAAAATACTTACAGCCATTAATACATCCAAACCATCCATTGTGGGAGGTTTCAAGTTTTTCAGCTCAACTGAAAAACAGAAGTTCACAATCAACATATGCCAACAGCAACAAGAATTGCCATCATGAAGTCTTCAactactaaaaaatatatatattcaaacTAAACAACGGCAAACAAATCTAGAAGTACAAAAACTCACCATCACTAGAAAGAAGATCTTGTGTTATTGGTTGGCCAGATTGTGCCAAAGAAATTAGCTACATTTCAAAAAACGTAAGCACTCAGAAAGAGTTCAACATAACATTCCAACTAAAAAATAACATGAATTCACCTGCATAGCAATGATGAACTCTGCAAAACCAAGATATCCTTGTCGCTTCGAATCCGCAATAGCCCACACCTTCAATTTTGGCAAATTTGAGCACACAAATAAACAATTCAGTTAAAACTTGAACTGTGATACATATCAGCTAAGCACAACTCCTACAAACCACTCAACCATTCATAGCCAGCTAGCATCTATATAATCAGAAGCTAGAGAGTTCAAAACTAATCAAATATAAAGCTGAAACTAACCACTATCATTAGAATCAATAATtgcaatgaaaaacaaaaaatacaaaacctGCTTAAGATCCTGACGAGACAAATTGGACATGGCGAAAAACTTGGTGGCATCACTCCCCGTAATGCGGCCATCGCCatctgaaaatagaaaaaaaaaaaaagcacagTATAAATTCATCGATTTTTGAACACGAACATCACATCACACCACAATCAGCAAcaccaaaagataaaaattaaataaactaaaataattgaAAACTCTGCGTACCTGAATCGGCGTAATTGAACCACTGCTGGTAGATGATCTGGTTCTCTTTGGAGCAGGAACCGATTGGGATCGGGTCGAATTCCATCGATTCGCTGCGTTTGGAACGCCTTTGGAAACGCGACGGTTAAGATCTCGTGTCGTTTACTACTCTTTATAGTTTATACTTACGTTCGGCAAAGTGGAAACTAGAAAACGTGACTGTGTTCAGTAAACGACGACGATGAACTCCACCAGCGTCGTCGTTTTGGGAGTGGAAACCCGAGTTGGAGGTGAAGCACTATTTTGCTGCTTTAACGaacccttttattttattttattttatttatttatttatttcatgtgaAGTTATGTGATGGCGCCAAACATTAAGGGGCAAGGTTTTTTCTTATTACTTTAACTACTCCTTGAAGCTTAAGCAAGCTTAACGTTAATGGCAGTTTGTGCCACCTCTTGCTTTGTTTTATCTTCTAAGTTcgctatattatttatttttgactaTTTGAGGATACATGCTTTATAATTCTCTATTGCAAGTATCAGAACTAATAACGTGATTACATTTATCTTTATTGATTATGACGTGATTACGTTTatctataaaatattaaaatgatacATTTGCAAAGCAAAAATTATAGCCAATAAATAGA comes from the Arachis duranensis cultivar V14167 chromosome 7, aradu.V14167.gnm2.J7QH, whole genome shotgun sequence genome and includes:
- the LOC107496335 gene encoding EH domain-containing protein 1 isoform X3, whose translation is MEFDPIPIGSCSKENQIIYQQWFNYADSDGDGRITGSDATKFFAMSNLSRQDLKQVWAIADSKRQGYLGFAEFIIAMQPITQDLLSSDVELKNLKPPTMDGLDVLMAKKRHKEKEVDSNVSNNAGNSPLQPSPSSSSWFSSKSTKKVSLSSVTSIIDGLKKLYIQKLRPLEATYRFNDFVSPLLTNSDFEAKPMVMLLGQYSTGKTTFIKHLLKSSYPGAHIGPEPTTDRFVVVMSGPDERSIPGNTVAVQADMPFSGLTSFGTAFLSKFECSQMPHPLLDHITFVDSPGVLSGEKQRTQRAYDFTGVTSWFAAKCDLILLLFDPHKLDISDEFKRVISSLRGHDDKIRVVLNKADQVDTQQLMRVYGALMWSLGKVLNTPEVMRVYIGSFNDKPINDAVSGPIGKELFEKEQEDLLSDLKDIPKKACDRRINEFVKRARAAKIHAYIISHLKREMPAMMGKAKAQQKLIDNLAAAFGKVQREFHLPPGDFPDVEHFRETLSGYNFDKFEKLKPKMIQAVDDMLGYDIPNLLKNFRNPYD
- the LOC107496335 gene encoding EH domain-containing protein 1 isoform X1 — encoded protein: MEFDPIPIGSCSKENQIIYQQWFNYADSDGDGRITGSDATKFFAMSNLSRQDLKQVWAIADSKRQGYLGFAEFIIAMQLISLAQSGQPITQDLLSSDVELKNLKPPTMDGLDVLMAKKRHKEKEVDSNVSNNAGNSPLQPSPSSSSWFSSKSTKKVSLSSVTSIIDGLKKLYIQKLRPLEATYRFNDFVSPLLTNSDFEAKPMVMLLGQYSTGKTTFIKHLLKSSYPGAHIGPEPTTDRFVVVMSGPDERSIPGNTVAVQADMPFSGLTSFGTAFLSKFECSQMPHPLLDHITFVDSPGVLSGEKQRTQRAYDFTGVTSWFAAKCDLILLLFDPHKLDISDEFKRVISSLRGHDDKIRVVLNKADQVDTQQLMRVYGALMWSLGKVLNTPEVMRVYIGSFNDKPINDAVSGPIGKELFEKEQEDLLSDLKDIPKKACDRRINEFVKRARAAKIHAYIISHLKREMPAMMGKAKAQQKLIDNLAAAFGKVQREFHLPPGDFPDVEHFRETLSGYNFDKFEKLKPKMIQAVDDMLGYDIPNLLKNFRNPYD
- the LOC107496310 gene encoding uncharacterized protein At4g26485-like; the encoded protein is MKVKRIKHYKSCHQILLVGEGDFSFALSLATAFGSASNIVATSLDSKESLVRKYSRASTNLDELKNLGCTLVHEVDGHIMNHHPLLENKLFDRIVFNFPHAGFHGREHEWLQIMLHQQVVRGFLKSARKMLKEGGEIHVTHKTAHPFCNWEIVKLAKEAELSLVEEVPFGRFDYPGYINKRGHGDRCDQSFPVGQCSTFKFSKSHFIPSVCQK
- the LOC107496335 gene encoding EH domain-containing protein 1 isoform X2, with amino-acid sequence MEFDPIPIGSCSKENQIIYQQWFNYADSDGDGRITGSDATKFFAMSNLSRQDLKQVWAIADSKRQGYLGFAEFIIAMQLISLAQSGQPITQDLLSSDVELKNLKPPTMDGLDVLMAKKRHKEKEVDSNGNSPLQPSPSSSSWFSSKSTKKVSLSSVTSIIDGLKKLYIQKLRPLEATYRFNDFVSPLLTNSDFEAKPMVMLLGQYSTGKTTFIKHLLKSSYPGAHIGPEPTTDRFVVVMSGPDERSIPGNTVAVQADMPFSGLTSFGTAFLSKFECSQMPHPLLDHITFVDSPGVLSGEKQRTQRAYDFTGVTSWFAAKCDLILLLFDPHKLDISDEFKRVISSLRGHDDKIRVVLNKADQVDTQQLMRVYGALMWSLGKVLNTPEVMRVYIGSFNDKPINDAVSGPIGKELFEKEQEDLLSDLKDIPKKACDRRINEFVKRARAAKIHAYIISHLKREMPAMMGKAKAQQKLIDNLAAAFGKVQREFHLPPGDFPDVEHFRETLSGYNFDKFEKLKPKMIQAVDDMLGYDIPNLLKNFRNPYD